In the genome of Delphinus delphis chromosome 15, mDelDel1.2, whole genome shotgun sequence, one region contains:
- the RBBP9 gene encoding serine hydrolase RBBP9 isoform X3: MMTKIPGFQCLAKNMPDPITARESIWLPFMETELHCDEETIIIGHSSGAIAAMRYAETHRVCAIVLVSAYMSDLGDDNERASGYFSRPWQWEKIKANCPHIVQFGSTDDPFLPWKEQQEVANRLEAKLYRFTDRGHFQNTEFHELVSVVKSMLKVPG, from the exons ATACCTGGTTTCCAGTGTTTGGCTAAAAACATGCCTGACCCAA TCACAGCTCGAGAGAGCATCTGGCTGCCCTTCATGGAGACGGAGCTGCACTGTGACGAGGAGACCATCATCATAGGCCACAGTTCTGGGGCCATTGCAGCCATGAG GTACGCAGAGACCCACCGGGTGTGTGCTATCGTGTTAGTGTCTGCGTACATGTCTGACCTGGGGGATGACAACGAACGGGCAAGCG GATACTTCAGCCGCCCCTGGCAGTGGGAGAAGATCAAAGCCAACTGCCCTCACATTGTGCAGTTTGGCTCCACCGACGATCCTTTCCTTCCTTGGAAGGAACAACAAGAAGTGGCCAACAGGTTGGAAGCCAAATTGTACAGATTCACTGACCGTGGCCATTTCCAGAACACAGAGTTTCATGAATTGGTTAGTGTGGTCAAGTCCATGCTGAAAGTGCCAGGATAG
- the POLR3F gene encoding DNA-directed RNA polymerase III subunit RPC6 isoform X2, producing the protein MAEVKVKVQPPDADPVEIENRIIELCHQFPHGITDQVIQNEMPHIEAQQRAVAINRLLSMGQLDLLRSNTGLLYRIKESQNAGKMKGSDNQEKLVYQIIEDAGNKGIWSRDIRYKSNLPLTEINKILKNLESKKLIKAVKSVAASKKKVYMLYNLQPDRSVTGGAWYSDQDFESEFVEVLNQQCFKFLQTKAETARESKQNPMIQRNSSFASSHEVWKYICELGISKVELSMEDIETILNTLIYDGKVEMTIIAAKEGTVGSVDGHMKLYRAVNPIIPPTGLVRAPCGLCPVFDDCHEGGEISPSNCIYMTEWLEF; encoded by the exons ATGGCCGAGGTGAAGGTGAAAGTGCAGCCGCCCGACGCGGATCCGGTCGAAATCGAAAACAG GATTATAGAATTATGTCACCAGTTCCCTCATGGAATCACAGACCAAGTAATTCAGAATGAAATGCCGCATATAGAAGCCCAGCAGCGGGCAGTGGCCATCAATAGACTGTTGTCCATG gGTCAGCTGGATCTCTTAAGGAGCAATACAGGCCTTCTGTATAGAATAAAGGAGTCTCAGAATGCTGG TAAAATGAAAGGATCAGATAACCAGGAAAAACTAGTATATCAAATCATAGAGGATGCAGGAAATAAAG GAATATGGAGCAGAGATATCCGATACAAAAGCAACTTGCCATtaacagaaattaacaaaattctAAAGAATCTGGAAAGTAAAAAGCTAATTAAAGCTGTTAAGTCTGTGGCA GCCTCAAAAAAGAAGGTGTACATGCTCTATAACCTGCAGCCAGACCGCTCTGTGACCGGTGGAGCCTGGTACAGTGACCAGGATTTTGAATCTGAATTTGTAGAGGTGCTTAACCAACAGTGTTTTAAATTCCTGCAAACCAAG GCAGAAACAGCACGagaaagcaaacagaatccaatgatacaaagaaatagtTCATTTGCTTCGTCACATGAAGTGTGGAAGTATATCTGTGAATTGGGGATCAGTAAG GTAGAGTTGTCCATGGAGGACATTGAGACCATCTTAAATACACTCATTTATGATGGGAAAGTGGAGATGACTATCATCGCTGCAAAAGAAGGCACCGTAGGCAGTGTGGACGGACACATGAAACTGTACAGGGCAGTCAATCCGATCATCCCGCCCACGGGATTGGTCCGGGCCCCCTGCGGACTCTGCCCG gtttttgacGACTGCCATGAAGGTGGTGAGATTTCACCATCTAACTGTATTTACATGACAGAGTGGCTCGAATTTTAA
- the POLR3F gene encoding DNA-directed RNA polymerase III subunit RPC6 isoform X1, translating to MAEVKVKVQPPDADPVEIENRIIELCHQFPHGITDQVIQNEMPHIEAQQRAVAINRLLSMGQLDLLRSNTGLLYRIKESQNAGPVSFFLSKMKGSDNQEKLVYQIIEDAGNKGIWSRDIRYKSNLPLTEINKILKNLESKKLIKAVKSVAASKKKVYMLYNLQPDRSVTGGAWYSDQDFESEFVEVLNQQCFKFLQTKAETARESKQNPMIQRNSSFASSHEVWKYICELGISKVELSMEDIETILNTLIYDGKVEMTIIAAKEGTVGSVDGHMKLYRAVNPIIPPTGLVRAPCGLCPVFDDCHEGGEISPSNCIYMTEWLEF from the exons ATGGCCGAGGTGAAGGTGAAAGTGCAGCCGCCCGACGCGGATCCGGTCGAAATCGAAAACAG GATTATAGAATTATGTCACCAGTTCCCTCATGGAATCACAGACCAAGTAATTCAGAATGAAATGCCGCATATAGAAGCCCAGCAGCGGGCAGTGGCCATCAATAGACTGTTGTCCATG gGTCAGCTGGATCTCTTAAGGAGCAATACAGGCCTTCTGTATAGAATAAAGGAGTCTCAGAATGCTGG CCCtgtctcattctttttaag TAAAATGAAAGGATCAGATAACCAGGAAAAACTAGTATATCAAATCATAGAGGATGCAGGAAATAAAG GAATATGGAGCAGAGATATCCGATACAAAAGCAACTTGCCATtaacagaaattaacaaaattctAAAGAATCTGGAAAGTAAAAAGCTAATTAAAGCTGTTAAGTCTGTGGCA GCCTCAAAAAAGAAGGTGTACATGCTCTATAACCTGCAGCCAGACCGCTCTGTGACCGGTGGAGCCTGGTACAGTGACCAGGATTTTGAATCTGAATTTGTAGAGGTGCTTAACCAACAGTGTTTTAAATTCCTGCAAACCAAG GCAGAAACAGCACGagaaagcaaacagaatccaatgatacaaagaaatagtTCATTTGCTTCGTCACATGAAGTGTGGAAGTATATCTGTGAATTGGGGATCAGTAAG GTAGAGTTGTCCATGGAGGACATTGAGACCATCTTAAATACACTCATTTATGATGGGAAAGTGGAGATGACTATCATCGCTGCAAAAGAAGGCACCGTAGGCAGTGTGGACGGACACATGAAACTGTACAGGGCAGTCAATCCGATCATCCCGCCCACGGGATTGGTCCGGGCCCCCTGCGGACTCTGCCCG gtttttgacGACTGCCATGAAGGTGGTGAGATTTCACCATCTAACTGTATTTACATGACAGAGTGGCTCGAATTTTAA